TTTACCGTCGGTGGTGCGACGACCTACCGCATATCGCAGCTGGCCGAGCGCCACCGGCATCCGGCCGCAACGCTGCGCTTCTACGAGACCACCGGACTACTGTCGGCCGAGCGGAAGGCGTTCGGATAGCGCGGGAACGGAGATCGCGAGGTTTCTGCCCAGGGCGGGTCCGCACCCGGGACGGAGCAGGTCAGGGCAGCAACGTGGGC
This portion of the Streptomyces canus genome encodes:
- a CDS encoding MerR family DNA-binding transcriptional regulator codes for the protein MCRGFTVGGATTYRISQLAERHRHPAATLRFYETTGLLSAERKAFG